A region of Candidatus Schekmanbacteria bacterium DNA encodes the following proteins:
- a CDS encoding RluA family pseudouridine synthase, whose product MEKKIKIEVGVEDRGERIDSFLSRKLPELTRSSIQRLIKNGKITIQDTHLKAGQKLKGGEEIEIFIPPPSKPSISAEKIPLDIVYEDSDLIVINKPAGMVVHPAAGNYSGTLVNALLYHCKDLSGIGGEARPGIVHRLDKDTSGLLVAAKNDKSHLALSKQLKSRALTRKYLAITRGIPRQFSGKIDAPIGRSPKHRKKMAVLEEGGRQALTYYKVIEKFPNYALLELSLKTGRTHQIRVHLKSINCPVLGDKTYGHGITEKERRKGIILKRQALHAAFIKFIHPSSKKEIELSAPLPKDMEETLKIMRNG is encoded by the coding sequence ATGGAAAAAAAAATAAAAATAGAAGTCGGAGTAGAAGACCGTGGAGAAAGAATTGATTCATTCTTGAGCAGAAAATTGCCCGAGTTGACACGGTCTTCCATTCAGCGATTAATAAAGAATGGTAAAATCACAATACAAGATACTCATCTCAAAGCAGGACAAAAACTTAAAGGAGGAGAAGAAATAGAGATTTTTATCCCTCCTCCCTCAAAACCATCTATATCTGCTGAAAAGATACCTCTCGATATCGTTTATGAAGACTCAGATTTGATTGTAATAAACAAACCTGCAGGAATGGTAGTCCATCCAGCTGCAGGCAACTACAGCGGCACTCTCGTCAATGCTCTTCTGTATCACTGCAAAGACTTGTCGGGAATTGGCGGTGAAGCGCGTCCGGGAATTGTGCATCGTCTTGACAAAGATACCTCAGGGCTTTTAGTGGCAGCCAAAAATGACAAATCACATCTTGCTCTTTCAAAACAGCTCAAATCAAGAGCTCTAACAAGAAAATATCTTGCAATTACGCGAGGAATCCCTCGTCAATTTTCAGGAAAAATAGATGCCCCTATAGGAAGAAGCCCAAAACATAGGAAAAAAATGGCAGTCTTGGAGGAAGGTGGACGGCAAGCACTGACTTATTATAAAGTCATTGAAAAATTCCCTAACTATGCTCTTTTAGAACTATCACTAAAAACGGGAAGGACACACCAAATAAGAGTCCATCTCAAAAGCATCAATTGTCCTGTCCTTGGCGATAAAACTTATGGACATGGAATAACAGAAAAGGAAAGACGCAAGGGTATAATTTTGAAGCGGCAGGCCCTTCACGCCGCCTTCATAAAATTTATTCACCCCTCGTCAAAGAAAGAGATTGAATTATCAGCACCTCTTCCAAAGGATATGGAGGAAACACTAAAAATCATGAGAAATGGTTAA